DNA sequence from the Gammaproteobacteria bacterium genome:
TCCACAGCTTTCATACTCAAACGAATACGACCTTGTTTATCGACTTCCAATACCTTAACTTTCACGGTATCCCCCTCAGAAAGTTTATCGGTTACTTTCTGAACACGCTCATGGGAGATTTGAGAAATATGAACTAATCCGTCGCGTCCAGGGAGAATCGTCACGAAAGCTCCGAAATCCATGAGTTTCGCTACTCGTCCCTCGTACACATGACCGACTTCCACGTCCGAGGTAATTTCTTCGATACGCCGTTTGGCTTCTTGACCGGCGGCGAAATCCACGGAGGCGATTTTCACCACGCCATCATCGGTAATATCGATGCTTGCGCCGGTTTCCTCGGTAATTGCGCGAATAGTGATTCCGCCCTTGCCGATGACATCACGGATTTTTTCTGGGTTAATGCGGATGGTAATAATGCGCGGGGCGTATTCCGACATCTCATCACGGGATTTAGTGATGACGGAATTCATTCGAGAAAGAATATGAAGCCGCCCTTCCTTAGCTTGGGCCAGAGCCTTTTCCATAATTTCTTGAGTAATGCCGTCGATCTTTATGTCCATCTGGAGGGCAGTTACCCCTTCAGAGGTGCCGGCAACCTTGAAATCCATGTCGCCCAGATGATCTTCATCCCCCAGTATGTCGGAAATCACCGCGTAACGGTCACCGTCCTTGATCAGCCCCATAGCAATGCCCGCGACAGGTGCCCGGATGGGTACGCCGGCGTCCATCAGAGCCAGCGACGACCCGCATACTGTGGCCATTGAACTGGAACCGTTGGATTCGGTAATTTCGGAAACAATACGCACCGTGTAAGGAAATTTGGTCATGTCGGGCATGACTGCTATCACCCCACGCTTGGCCAGGCGACCGTGGCCAATTTCCCGACGTTTGGGACTGCCGACGTTTCCAGTTTCGCCCACCGCATAGGGCGGGAAATTGTAGTGCAGAATAAATGGTTCCTTCCGTTCGCCCTCGATGGCATCAATGATCTGTACATCGCGGGCGGTTCCCAGGGTTGCTACGACTAATGCTTGAGTCTCGCCACGGGTAAACAGCGATGAACCGTGGGTTCGGGGCAA
Encoded proteins:
- the pnp gene encoding polynucleotide phosphorylase → MTPIKKTFQYGASTVTLETGEIARQASGAVLASLGDTVVLVTVVCNKEASESRDFFPLTVNYQERTYAAGKIPGGFFKREGRPTEKETLTSRLIDRPLRPLFPKGFTQEVQIIATVMSLDPEIDPDIPSMIGASAALAVSGLPFNGPLGAARVGYIGGQYVLNPTNKQISNSQLDLVVAGTETAVLMVESEAAELSEEVMLGAVMYGHAQMRIAINAIKELAAEVKPGSWSWIPQVADDEVFLVVAALGADSLRAAYRIAEKLTRQDQVAAVRTEILAQLAGGDAPRFAVDTVRNSIEKLERQVVRGQILDGQPRIDGRDTRSIRPITARLGVLPRTHGSSLFTRGETQALVVATLGTARDVQIIDAIEGERKEPFILHYNFPPYAVGETGNVGSPKRREIGHGRLAKRGVIAVMPDMTKFPYTVRIVSEITESNGSSSMATVCGSSLALMDAGVPIRAPVAGIAMGLIKDGDRYAVISDILGDEDHLGDMDFKVAGTSEGVTALQMDIKIDGITQEIMEKALAQAKEGRLHILSRMNSVITKSRDEMSEYAPRIITIRINPEKIRDVIGKGGITIRAITEETGASIDITDDGVVKIASVDFAAGQEAKRRIEEITSDVEVGHVYEGRVAKLMDFGAFVTILPGRDGLVHISQISHERVQKVTDKLSEGDTVKVKVLEVDKQGRIRLSMKAVDAE